Proteins encoded together in one Planctomycetaceae bacterium window:
- a CDS encoding isochorismatase family protein, whose product MRYDRIIMDIQAQDDFLSSSGACYLPPAAVARRNISALFRWARQDEIPVISTVLRVHPHRIGPMADVPHCVDGTAGEEKIAESILPRRINFGLRNTTDLPDNVLEKYQQVIFEMRFTDIFKHERAERLLTELNVGTFILCGAGLSQGIQQAAVGLRSRGFAVVLARDAVVALPGPGLEMALKQIQAKGVIFAPTSEIVLTHPVRRRQSLRLQPQK is encoded by the coding sequence ATGAGATACGACCGAATCATCATGGACATCCAGGCCCAGGATGATTTTTTGAGTTCCTCGGGCGCCTGCTATCTGCCGCCGGCGGCGGTAGCCCGGCGAAACATCTCGGCGCTGTTCCGCTGGGCCCGCCAGGACGAAATTCCCGTCATCAGCACGGTGCTGCGGGTGCATCCGCACCGGATCGGCCCGATGGCCGACGTGCCCCACTGCGTCGACGGCACGGCCGGGGAAGAAAAGATCGCCGAGAGCATCCTGCCGCGGCGGATTAACTTCGGCCTGCGAAATACCACCGATCTGCCCGACAACGTTTTGGAGAAGTACCAGCAGGTCATTTTCGAGATGCGGTTCACCGACATTTTCAAGCACGAGCGAGCCGAGCGGCTGTTGACGGAACTCAACGTCGGCACGTTTATCTTGTGCGGGGCCGGGCTGTCGCAGGGGATCCAGCAGGCGGCAGTGGGGTTGCGGTCGCGCGGGTTCGCCGTGGTGCTCGCTCGCGACGCGGTGGTGGCGCTGCCGGGCCCGGGGCTGGAGATGGCCCTCAAGCAGATCCAGGCCAAAGGCGTGATCTTCGCCCCGACGTCGGAGATCGTCCTCACCCACCCGGTCCGCCGCCGGCAGAGCCTGCGACTGCAGCCGCAGAAATAG
- a CDS encoding DUF6677 family protein, which produces MATQRTRKPWMLVAAGLAWLVPGAGHVYIGRPVRGAIIFIIIAATFWAGVGIGGVMTVDPREQRWWFIAQMFTGGHGLIGWRRSRALDDEIAQRTHDKAVEKFQANQRNFDPNRYVASAAARAETLKEMGLALPPQVANVAQSYAGIAGLLNLLCIFDALVLAAAGISGEPRRQDAPETAT; this is translated from the coding sequence ATGGCAACGCAACGTACACGAAAACCCTGGATGCTGGTGGCGGCGGGACTGGCCTGGCTGGTGCCCGGGGCCGGGCACGTCTACATCGGTCGGCCGGTCCGCGGGGCGATCATCTTCATCATCATCGCCGCGACGTTCTGGGCGGGCGTGGGCATCGGCGGGGTGATGACCGTCGACCCGCGCGAGCAGCGATGGTGGTTCATCGCCCAGATGTTCACCGGCGGGCACGGACTCATCGGCTGGCGCCGCAGCCGCGCACTCGACGACGAAATCGCCCAGCGCACGCACGATAAGGCCGTCGAGAAGTTCCAGGCGAACCAGCGCAACTTCGACCCCAACCGCTACGTCGCCAGTGCGGCGGCCCGAGCGGAAACCCTGAAAGAAATGGGCCTGGCCCTGCCGCCGCAGGTGGCCAACGTCGCGCAGTCGTACGCGGGCATTGCCGGGCTGCTGAACCTGCTGTGCATCTTTGACGCGCTGGTTCTGGCGGCCGCCGGCATCAGCGGCGAACCGCGCCGCCAGGACGCCCCGGAGACGGCGACATGA
- the gyrB gene encoding DNA topoisomerase (ATP-hydrolyzing) subunit B has protein sequence MAKDEAATSETSAPTTYDESQIKVLHGMEAVRKRPGMYIGDTTLRGLHHLVWEIVDNAIDEAMAGRCSNIAVTVHPDESVTVTDDGEGIPVGMHPTEKISTLEVVFCQLHAGGKFDHGAYKVSGGLHGVGASVVNALSEWLEVEVCRGGKVYAMKFERGAKAGDIREIGQRKRSGTKVTFLPDSQIFPEINFRHEQLATRLRELAFLNEGVCIRFKDERSDKEEEVFQFKQGLVAFIKHLNEGKVPLTRPIEIHKEDPDTRLTLDAVVQYNDGYSETVFSFANNINTLEGGTHLSGFRSALTRTVNAYAKNAKLLKNESTPVGDDLREGLTAIVSVKVPDPQFEGQTKTKLGNSEVEGFVTQAVNELLASWLEEHPAEAKHIVRKGLQAMQAREAARKARDLTRRKGALSSGSLPGKLADCRSKDTESTELFLVEGDSAGGPAKQGRNSAHQAILPLRGKILNVEKARLDRILNYAEIQFIISAIGCGIGVDEFDLSKLRYGKVIIMTDADVDGSHIRALLLTFFFRYMRPLVSENRIYIAQAPLYLITRKKLKKYVLEEVEMRRTLNEWGLDGTTLEVRDVSGRKTKLAAEFKGAALAELIRLLEDLADKGRILRRRGLTLAELLANRKGRKLPSHWLLIDGQSVFCYSLEEYEGLLEKHKVSVLDENGNGNGAAKPEASPIQKRAELHEVKSIESVIEALELRGLDMADYFTRRVEMITGEMPPAKFILVNEDGPHELENISEIPDGIQELGRKGTEIKRFKGLGEMNADELWETTMDPERRVLRRVTDLEAEEAERMITLLMGENVELRRNFIEANATTVKNLDV, from the coding sequence TGGCCAAGGACGAGGCCGCGACAAGCGAAACATCAGCGCCGACGACGTACGACGAAAGCCAGATCAAGGTGCTGCACGGCATGGAAGCCGTGCGGAAACGTCCGGGCATGTATATCGGCGACACGACGCTGCGGGGCTTGCACCATCTCGTCTGGGAAATCGTCGACAACGCGATTGACGAGGCGATGGCCGGGCGGTGCAGCAACATCGCCGTGACGGTGCATCCGGATGAATCGGTCACGGTGACCGACGACGGGGAAGGCATTCCCGTCGGGATGCACCCGACGGAGAAGATCTCGACGCTCGAGGTGGTGTTCTGCCAGTTGCACGCCGGCGGCAAGTTCGACCACGGGGCGTACAAGGTTTCCGGCGGTCTGCACGGGGTCGGGGCCTCGGTGGTCAACGCGCTGTCGGAGTGGCTGGAGGTCGAGGTCTGCCGCGGCGGCAAGGTCTACGCGATGAAGTTCGAGCGCGGGGCCAAGGCCGGCGACATCCGCGAGATCGGCCAGCGCAAACGCAGCGGCACGAAGGTGACGTTCCTGCCCGACAGCCAGATCTTTCCCGAGATCAACTTCCGCCACGAGCAGTTGGCCACGCGCCTGCGCGAGCTGGCGTTTCTCAACGAGGGCGTGTGCATCCGCTTCAAAGACGAGCGCAGCGACAAGGAAGAGGAAGTCTTCCAGTTCAAGCAGGGGCTGGTGGCGTTCATCAAGCACCTCAACGAGGGCAAGGTCCCCCTGACGCGCCCGATCGAGATCCACAAGGAAGACCCCGACACGCGCCTGACGCTCGACGCGGTCGTCCAGTACAACGACGGTTACAGCGAAACGGTCTTCTCCTTCGCCAATAACATCAATACCCTCGAGGGCGGCACGCACCTGTCGGGGTTCCGCTCGGCCCTGACGCGCACCGTCAACGCCTACGCCAAGAACGCCAAGCTGCTCAAGAACGAATCCACCCCCGTCGGCGACGACCTGCGCGAGGGGCTCACGGCCATCGTCTCGGTCAAGGTGCCTGACCCGCAGTTCGAAGGGCAGACCAAGACCAAGCTGGGCAACAGCGAGGTCGAGGGCTTCGTCACCCAGGCCGTCAACGAACTGCTGGCAAGCTGGCTCGAGGAACACCCCGCCGAGGCCAAGCACATCGTCCGCAAGGGCCTGCAGGCGATGCAGGCCCGCGAGGCCGCCCGCAAGGCCCGCGACCTGACGCGCCGCAAGGGCGCCCTGTCCAGCGGCTCGCTGCCGGGCAAACTCGCCGACTGCCGCAGCAAAGACACCGAGAGCACCGAGCTGTTCCTGGTCGAGGGCGATTCGGCCGGCGGGCCGGCCAAGCAAGGCCGCAACAGCGCCCACCAGGCGATCCTGCCCCTGCGGGGCAAGATCCTCAACGTCGAGAAGGCCCGCCTGGACCGCATCCTGAACTACGCTGAAATCCAGTTCATCATTTCGGCGATCGGGTGCGGGATCGGGGTCGACGAGTTCGACCTCAGCAAGCTGCGTTACGGCAAGGTCATCATCATGACCGACGCCGACGTCGACGGCAGCCACATCCGGGCGCTGCTGCTGACGTTCTTTTTCCGCTACATGCGCCCGCTGGTCAGCGAGAACCGCATCTACATCGCCCAGGCGCCGCTGTACCTGATCACGCGAAAGAAGCTCAAGAAGTACGTGCTCGAAGAAGTCGAGATGCGCCGCACGCTGAACGAGTGGGGCCTCGACGGCACGACCCTGGAAGTGCGCGACGTGTCGGGACGCAAAACCAAACTCGCCGCCGAGTTCAAAGGCGCCGCGCTGGCCGAACTCATCCGCCTGCTGGAAGACCTTGCCGACAAGGGCCGCATCCTCCGCCGCCGCGGGCTGACGCTGGCCGAACTGCTGGCCAACCGCAAGGGGCGAAAGCTCCCGTCCCACTGGCTGCTCATCGACGGTCAGAGCGTCTTCTGCTACAGCCTCGAGGAATACGAAGGCCTGCTCGAAAAGCACAAGGTCAGCGTGCTGGACGAAAACGGCAACGGCAATGGAGCGGCCAAACCCGAGGCCTCGCCCATCCAGAAGCGCGCCGAGCTGCACGAGGTCAAGTCTATCGAAAGCGTCATCGAGGCCCTGGAGCTGCGCGGGCTGGATATGGCCGACTACTTCACGCGCCGCGTGGAAATGATCACCGGCGAGATGCCCCCGGCCAAGTTCATCCTCGTCAACGAGGACGGGCCGCACGAGCTGGAGAACATCTCGGAGATCCCCGACGGGATCCAGGAACTCGGCCGCAAGGGCACCGAGATCAAACGCTTCAAAGGCCTGGGCGAGATGAACGCCGACGAGCTGTGGGAAACCACCATGGACCCCGAGCGCCGCGTCCTGCGCCGCGTGACGGACCTGGAAGCCGAAGAGGCCGAGCGCATGATCACCCTGCTGATGGGCGAAAACGTCGAGCTGCGGCGGAACTTCATCGAGGCCAACGCCACGACCGTGAAAAACCTCGACGTGTGA